A single genomic interval of Spinacia oleracea cultivar Varoflay chromosome 6, BTI_SOV_V1, whole genome shotgun sequence harbors:
- the LOC110784303 gene encoding molybdenum cofactor sulfurase — protein sequence MKLCSKICKCYCCLNPVLSFPTSFDHQNSENYNSSTLQYDFATATTSSLYPHTQFTNPDSLPTLQESFRSFTRSFPHYLTTVEADQIRAHDYRHLFLSSHVCLDYSGHALFSSSQQSQQQHHQQQQQQQQPQHQQQNGEFVASSSCSSTPSNDPCSKKVEEIESKLKGRIMRYLNVSEEDYSLFCTSNQTSSFGIMAESYPFQTNNNLITVYDHENEAIEAMVKTSKGRGARVSSAEFKWPKLKIHCNKLEEMLLGSVKKKKMNKGLFVFPVQSRVSGARYSYQWMSLARDNGWHVLLDASALNPKEMDTLGLSLFQPDFLICTFYKVFGQDPSGFSCLLVKKSISSTLNLSSISSSPRIMTLTHITKDGQREINECDGIECKGLDQADALGLVLVSNRIRCLINWLTNALLALYHPHSDKGVQLVQVYGPRVKFDRGSSLAFNMFDWKGERVDPMLVQKLGDRNDISVGCGLLKHVWFSERYEVEKEKVCSKEGSSRKGKGKKKRESTGNEDGIAVVTVNIGFLTNFEDVYVLWKFVSKFLDADFVEKERWRYTALNQKSFEV from the coding sequence atgaaattatgCTCCAAAATTTGCAAATGTTATTGTTGCTTAAATCCAGTACTGAGTTTCCCAACTTCTTTTGATCATCAAAACTCAGAAAACTACAATTCTTCAACTCTGCAATATGACTTTGCAACTGCCACCACTTCATCTCTTTACCCCCATACTCAATTCACTAACCCTGATTCACTCCCCACTTTACAGGAATCATTCCGGAGTTTCACTCGATCATTCCCTCACTACCTCACCACGGTGGAAGCCGATCAAATACGCGCCCACGACTACCGCCATCTTTTCCTTTCTTCTCATGTTTGCCTTGATTATAGTGGTCATGCCCTCTTCTCCTCCTCCCAACAAAGtcaacaacaacatcatcaacaacaacaacaacaacaacaaccacaacATCAACAACAAAATGGTGAGTTTGTTGCTTCTTCTTCATGTTCTTCTACCCCTTCTAATGATCCTTGTTCGAAAAAAGTTGAGGAGATTGAGAGTAAACTCAAGGGGAGAATCATGAGGTATTTGAATGTCTCAGAAGAGGATTACTCCTTATTTTGTACTTCCAACCAAACATCCTCTTTCGGAATCATGGCAGAATCATACCCTTTCCAAACTAATAACAATCTTATTACAGTATATGATCATGAAAATGAAGCAATAGAAGCTATGGTTAAGACCTCAAAAGGAAGGGGAGCTCGAGTTTCGTCGGCCGAGTTTAAATGGCCTAAGTTAAAGATTCATTGTAATAAACTAGAGGAGATGTTATTAGGGAGTGTtaaaaagaagaagatgaaCAAAGGGTTGTTTGTTTTTCCTGTCCAATCAAGAGTGAGTGGAGCAAGATACTCTTACCAATGGATGAGTTTAGCTAGGGATAATGGGTGGCATGTGTTACTTGATGCTAGTGCCCTTAACCCTAAGGAAATGGACACTTTAGGGCTATCCTTATTTCAACCCGATTTCCTCATTTGTACATTTTATAAGGTTTTCGGGCAAGACCCATCCGGGTTTTCTTGCCTACTTGTTAAGAAATCGATATCTTCGACACTTAACCTTTCGAGTATTTCATCCTCACCTAGAATTATGACCCTGACTCATATTACAAAAGATGGTCAAAGGGAAATAAACGAATGTGATGGTATAGAGTGTAAAGGACTAGACCAAGCAGACGCGCTTGGTCTAGTCCTGGTTAGTAATAGGATAAGGTGTTTGATCAATTGGTTAACCAATGCATTACTAGCCCTTTATCACCCACACTCGGATAAAGGGGTACAACTAGTACAAGTGTACGGGCCTCGAGTCAAGTTTGACCGAGGATCTTCCTTAGCTTTTAATATGTTTGATTGGAAAGGGGAAAGGGTAGATCCGATGTTAGTGCAAAAACTCGGGGATAGGAACGACATTTCGGTTGGTTGTGGGTTGTTGAAGCATGTTTGGTTCTCAGAGAGGTATGAAGTTGAGAAGGAAAAGGTTTGTAGTAAAGAAGGGAGCAGCAGAAAAGGtaaagggaagaagaaaaggGAAAGTACAGGAAATGAAGATGGGATAGCGGTTGTTACAGTTAATATTGGTTTCTTAACTAATTTTGAAGATGTGTATGTTTTATGGAAATTTGTTTCTAAGTTTTTGGATGCTGATTTTGTTGAGAAAGAGAGGTGGAGATATACAGCTCTTAATCAGAAATCTTTTGAAGTATAA